From one Enterobacter kobei genomic stretch:
- a CDS encoding bifunctional diguanylate cyclase/phosphodiesterase, whose amino-acid sequence MLFMIILVVVIFMVAITATWRVASDQNERADLRSAQLLKKALDNRTATIRDHLADYADWGEAYINLHQSMNIQWAWDGQNLGDSLYKLFQYEGVFVISPTGQTQYSVINGQRQLEPFESWLDAPVLNSLQDELTFSKGLPLTRIVIANGEPVIIGAAWIKAGSDASVRPTPDKPSLMIFVDKLTPEKLVLMGHEYAIEQVGFKPPDTLADVPPYREGLVRIPTDDGGITLSWKSDDPGGALLKWEFPLLLSMGVIILLFIAAVLRSVLAKARINDHNVWLLKQSQLALAASERRFRDVAEATTDWIWEMDEHLQFTWISDRFPAITGYQTRQWLGRCVTDFLPQSATAIKGWFNDPCADPIFTRKNCGYLSAQAQGRYCNIVIKRVSVSGGVTTFRGTATDVTAELEAQERVKFLSFHDELTGLPNRIYLKDFLESKLREQPYFGNQIAVITLDLDKFKPVNDLFGHAAGDKLLKQVAHRLEGCISKNDLVSRHGGDEFVIILPDIQHDADVDAVCKNITAALSSPFKIVDNNDIFIGVSMGIALYPKDTQTPWDLMRFSDIALYEAKKDEHTRWIYFNQNMIEQIIQRREMENDLRCAINENQFILYYQPRYDLKVSRVQAVEALVRWEHPTLGLLMPDQFIPLAESSGLIMGLSRWVLIKACMDISESLPAMTLSVNISAVEFLNPGLVERVKEALRVSGLPAAQLELEVTENVTLSQPERVLDIMHELKSLGVRFLIDDFGTGYSSLNYLRTFPFDGIKLDKSFIFAMESSDSAKDVIENMINLGKSYCLNVTAEGVETSGQLSMLEKYKCDEAQGYYIGRPVPLDKIQLNKMM is encoded by the coding sequence ATGCTTTTTATGATCATCCTGGTCGTGGTCATATTTATGGTCGCCATTACGGCAACCTGGCGCGTCGCCAGCGATCAAAATGAACGTGCTGACTTACGCAGTGCCCAGCTACTGAAAAAAGCGCTCGATAACAGAACGGCGACGATACGCGATCACCTGGCGGACTATGCCGACTGGGGGGAAGCCTACATTAATCTTCATCAGAGTATGAATATTCAGTGGGCCTGGGACGGACAAAATCTCGGGGATTCTCTCTACAAATTATTTCAGTACGAAGGGGTATTTGTCATCTCTCCCACCGGGCAGACGCAATACAGCGTAATCAACGGACAACGCCAGCTTGAGCCGTTCGAAAGCTGGCTTGATGCGCCGGTGTTAAACAGCCTGCAGGATGAACTGACGTTCAGCAAAGGGTTGCCGTTGACCCGCATCGTCATCGCCAACGGCGAGCCGGTAATTATTGGTGCCGCCTGGATCAAAGCAGGCAGTGACGCCAGCGTCAGGCCGACGCCGGATAAACCGTCATTAATGATCTTTGTCGACAAGCTCACCCCCGAAAAGTTGGTTCTGATGGGGCATGAGTACGCCATTGAACAGGTGGGATTTAAGCCACCCGATACCCTCGCCGATGTCCCCCCTTACCGTGAAGGACTCGTGCGTATTCCCACTGATGACGGCGGCATCACCCTTAGCTGGAAGAGTGACGATCCGGGCGGCGCACTGCTGAAATGGGAATTTCCGTTATTACTGAGCATGGGCGTCATCATTCTGCTGTTTATAGCGGCGGTATTACGCAGTGTATTAGCGAAGGCCCGTATTAACGATCATAATGTCTGGTTATTAAAACAGAGTCAGCTGGCGCTGGCGGCGAGCGAACGGCGTTTCCGTGATGTGGCGGAAGCCACTACCGACTGGATCTGGGAAATGGACGAGCATCTCCAGTTCACGTGGATTTCCGATCGTTTTCCGGCGATCACCGGCTATCAGACGCGTCAGTGGCTGGGACGGTGCGTGACAGACTTCTTACCCCAGTCAGCCACCGCCATTAAAGGTTGGTTTAACGATCCCTGTGCCGACCCGATTTTTACGCGTAAAAACTGCGGCTATTTGTCCGCTCAGGCGCAAGGCAGATACTGCAACATTGTGATCAAGCGCGTCAGCGTATCGGGCGGTGTCACTACCTTCCGGGGAACCGCGACGGACGTTACCGCCGAGCTTGAGGCACAGGAACGGGTGAAATTCCTGTCGTTTCATGACGAGTTAACCGGCCTGCCCAACCGCATATACCTGAAGGATTTTCTTGAGTCGAAACTGCGCGAGCAACCCTACTTTGGCAACCAGATAGCGGTGATCACGCTCGACCTCGATAAATTCAAACCGGTGAACGATCTCTTTGGTCATGCGGCGGGCGACAAGCTATTGAAACAGGTGGCCCATCGACTTGAGGGTTGCATCAGTAAAAACGATCTGGTCAGCCGGCATGGCGGCGATGAGTTTGTCATTATTTTGCCTGATATTCAGCATGACGCGGACGTGGATGCGGTGTGTAAAAATATTACCGCAGCCCTGAGTTCGCCTTTCAAAATTGTCGATAACAACGATATTTTTATCGGCGTCAGCATGGGCATTGCCCTGTACCCGAAAGATACACAAACCCCCTGGGATTTAATGCGTTTTTCCGACATTGCGCTATACGAGGCCAAAAAAGACGAACATACCCGCTGGATCTATTTTAATCAGAATATGATCGAGCAAATTATTCAGCGCCGGGAAATGGAAAACGATCTGCGCTGCGCCATTAATGAAAACCAGTTCATTTTATATTATCAGCCGCGCTACGACTTAAAAGTGTCCCGCGTACAGGCGGTTGAGGCGCTGGTGCGCTGGGAGCATCCGACGCTGGGCCTGCTGATGCCCGATCAGTTTATTCCTCTTGCCGAAAGTTCCGGCCTGATTATGGGCCTGAGTCGCTGGGTGCTGATCAAAGCCTGTATGGATATCAGCGAATCCCTGCCTGCTATGACGCTGTCGGTGAATATCTCGGCCGTAGAGTTTCTGAATCCGGGGTTAGTGGAACGGGTGAAAGAAGCACTCCGGGTATCCGGCCTGCCCGCCGCTCAACTGGAGCTGGAAGTGACGGAGAACGTGACACTGTCACAGCCAGAGCGCGTGCTGGACATCATGCATGAACTGAAATCGCTGGGCGTGCGCTTCCTGATCGACGATTTCGGTACCGGCTATTCTTCCCTTAACTATCTGCGCACCTTTCCTTTTGACGGCATCAAGCTGGATAAGTCTTTTATCTTCGCCATGGAATCCTCTGACAGCGCGAAAGATGTGATCGAAAATATGATCAACCTTGGCAAATCCTATTGCCTGAACGTCACCGCTGAAGGCGTGGAAACCTCCGGGCAGCTCAGTATGCTGGAAAAGTACAAGTGTGATGAGGCGCAGGGCTACTACATTGGCCGACCGGTACCGCTGGATAAGATCCAGCTTAATAAGATGATGTAA
- a CDS encoding methyl-accepting chemotaxis protein translates to MKLNNMSVGMRMGTGFALLLLMSVIMGSCAFWLTMSSEKKVDEMISWHLIKERMVEDWTRLLNTNSGLAMTAMSTADPALRNSLQQTLAASAEDIARIQEQLTPLLKLPTGQRLLAKVTVAREKYVALRREGLQIAESGQNEQMSAFILNRFYPATQEYTRALTDLRDFQKELIDQTYTNIRSDADRSESLILTFLMVSILLGILIAWSITRSITRPLAEAVMVASKVSAGDLTVQVNVHSTDQLGMLMRSLKEMVAGLAGTVTDVKNGALTISHAASEIDAGNQDLASRTEEQAASVEETAATLEQLTSTIKRSADNSRNVNQLFTETGDVIKKNGERMNDVLLSMQDIHNASGKMTDIVTAIEGIAFQTNILALNAAVEAARAGEQGRGFAVVAGEVRTLAQRSSSSAREIKEIIGSSLGKINSCRELVDEADKGMKGIVNNVIGVQQLVDEIARASAEQSDGITQINIAMGQIDTTTQQNAALVEESSAASASLKDQARLLLNSVQVFTCDETEAAERKTCSSGEPQRPEPVISPTAAMLAPANWVKF, encoded by the coding sequence ATGAAGTTGAATAATATGAGTGTTGGCATGCGTATGGGGACGGGATTTGCCCTGCTCCTGCTGATGTCTGTAATCATGGGCAGTTGTGCATTCTGGCTGACCATGAGCAGTGAGAAAAAAGTAGATGAAATGATCTCCTGGCATCTTATAAAAGAAAGAATGGTTGAGGACTGGACCCGCCTGTTGAATACCAACAGCGGACTGGCCATGACCGCCATGAGCACGGCGGATCCTGCCCTGCGCAATTCCCTCCAGCAAACCTTAGCGGCGAGCGCGGAAGATATCGCGCGTATTCAGGAACAGCTCACGCCGCTGTTAAAATTGCCCACCGGTCAGCGACTGCTCGCGAAAGTCACAGTGGCGCGGGAAAAATATGTCGCTTTACGCCGGGAAGGACTGCAAATAGCGGAAAGCGGGCAGAATGAGCAGATGAGCGCTTTCATACTCAATCGCTTTTATCCGGCGACGCAAGAGTACACCCGGGCGCTTACCGACCTGCGTGACTTTCAAAAGGAACTCATCGATCAAACCTATACGAATATCCGCAGCGATGCAGACCGTTCGGAAAGCCTCATCCTGACGTTCCTGATGGTCAGTATTCTGCTTGGCATCCTGATCGCCTGGTCTATTACCCGCAGTATCACCCGTCCACTCGCCGAGGCCGTTATGGTGGCGAGCAAAGTCTCCGCCGGCGATCTGACGGTGCAGGTGAATGTCCACTCGACGGATCAGCTGGGCATGTTGATGCGCTCTTTGAAAGAGATGGTGGCCGGGCTGGCCGGCACGGTGACGGACGTCAAAAATGGCGCGCTGACCATCTCCCATGCCGCCAGTGAGATTGACGCCGGTAATCAGGATCTCGCCTCACGCACCGAGGAACAGGCCGCAAGCGTGGAAGAAACCGCAGCCACCCTTGAGCAACTGACCTCAACCATCAAGCGCTCTGCCGATAACTCCCGCAACGTGAACCAGCTGTTCACCGAGACCGGCGATGTGATCAAGAAAAACGGTGAGCGTATGAATGACGTGCTGCTCAGTATGCAGGACATCCATAATGCCTCCGGCAAAATGACCGATATTGTCACGGCCATTGAGGGCATCGCCTTCCAGACCAATATCCTTGCTCTTAACGCCGCAGTGGAAGCGGCCCGCGCCGGTGAGCAAGGTCGTGGCTTTGCCGTTGTCGCCGGTGAAGTACGCACCCTTGCCCAGCGAAGCTCCTCTTCTGCCCGGGAAATCAAAGAAATCATCGGTTCGTCGCTGGGCAAAATTAACAGCTGCCGTGAACTGGTGGATGAAGCCGATAAAGGTATGAAGGGTATCGTTAATAACGTCATCGGCGTGCAGCAACTGGTTGATGAGATAGCGCGCGCCAGCGCGGAGCAAAGTGATGGTATTACACAGATTAATATCGCGATGGGACAGATTGATACCACCACCCAGCAGAATGCCGCGCTGGTGGAAGAATCTTCTGCGGCGAGTGCGTCACTTAAAGATCAGGCCCGCTTATTGCTGAACAGCGTTCAGGTATTTACCTGTGATGAAACCGAGGCGGCAGAAAGAAAGACGTGTTCCTCAGGCGAACCTCAACGCCCTGAGCCGGTAATAAGCCCGACTGCCGCTATGCTGGCCCCGGCGAACTGGGTGAAATTCTGA
- a CDS encoding linear amide C-N hydrolase, with product MEKKLLALLCSALLSASTLSVAEACTRITFATTDNVVVTGRNMDWDKDDALKLHIMPRNAQRSSEGKHPFSWTAKYGSVIAYSFNGRVANSGMNEKGLQADLLYPGEANYGEPSASARTLEAKKLIQYVLDNFATVSETESALKDETLHMVSTQPNAGLHFMVTDKSGANIIIEIFNGKLKLYPKTGNAVMTNDPNYEAMSKIYDYYREKDLSRNMPGSPHSVDRFMRAAGWLEQLSSEKVKDFINLVPDEDFAMQTRMSVLSVMRNVSTPFAISTARNPENSTTVWRGVSDLKNHIMMFDLAASPSTVWENQL from the coding sequence ATGGAAAAGAAACTGTTAGCGCTTTTATGCAGCGCATTGCTCTCAGCATCCACACTCTCTGTCGCAGAAGCCTGTACACGCATCACCTTCGCCACAACGGATAACGTGGTGGTCACCGGACGTAATATGGACTGGGATAAGGATGACGCGTTAAAATTACATATTATGCCCCGTAATGCACAACGGAGTAGCGAGGGCAAACACCCATTCTCGTGGACGGCAAAATACGGCAGCGTGATAGCTTATTCTTTTAATGGCCGGGTGGCTAATTCAGGCATGAACGAAAAAGGGTTGCAGGCAGATTTATTATATCCTGGAGAGGCGAATTACGGCGAGCCTTCTGCCTCGGCCAGAACGCTGGAGGCGAAAAAATTAATCCAGTACGTGCTGGATAATTTCGCCACGGTGAGCGAAACAGAGTCGGCCCTTAAAGACGAAACCCTGCATATGGTCAGTACACAGCCAAATGCGGGCCTGCATTTTATGGTCACGGATAAAAGCGGTGCCAATATCATTATTGAAATTTTCAACGGTAAATTAAAACTTTATCCTAAAACCGGCAACGCCGTGATGACCAACGATCCTAACTACGAGGCCATGTCCAAAATTTATGATTACTATCGTGAGAAAGATCTCTCGCGGAATATGCCAGGCTCCCCACACTCTGTCGATCGTTTTATGCGTGCTGCGGGCTGGCTGGAACAGCTTAGTAGTGAAAAAGTAAAGGATTTTATCAATCTGGTTCCCGATGAGGACTTCGCCATGCAGACCAGAATGAGCGTGCTGTCGGTGATGCGCAATGTTTCCACGCCATTCGCGATTTCGACCGCGAGAAATCCGGAAAACAGCACCACGGTATGGCGTGGGGTGAGCGATCTGAAGAATCACATCATGATGTTCGACCTGGCAGCCTCGCCGTCAACGGTGTGGGAAAATCAACTTTGA
- a CDS encoding winged helix DNA-binding protein, whose translation MTAKKSAESTHHDDITDGRIVSSRHLVSERCAELSELEYALIMTSNAFNKWMVRCMTAAGEPDMGAFDVSLLHHVNHRNRKKKLADICFVLNVEDTHVVTYALKKLVKAGYVTSEKAGKELFFSTTDEGRALCMKYRDVREACLINIHAESGIAGSAIGETAQLLRTISSLYDTAARAAASL comes from the coding sequence ATGACCGCAAAAAAGAGTGCCGAATCAACGCATCACGACGATATAACCGATGGCCGCATCGTCTCCTCTCGCCATCTGGTCTCGGAACGCTGCGCGGAATTATCGGAGCTGGAGTACGCGCTGATCATGACCAGCAATGCGTTTAACAAATGGATGGTGCGCTGCATGACAGCCGCGGGCGAGCCGGATATGGGCGCTTTTGATGTGTCGCTTCTGCATCACGTGAATCACCGCAACCGCAAAAAGAAACTGGCCGATATCTGTTTTGTTCTTAACGTGGAAGACACCCATGTGGTGACCTACGCCCTGAAGAAGCTGGTTAAAGCGGGCTATGTGACCAGCGAAAAAGCGGGAAAAGAGCTGTTTTTCTCCACTACGGATGAAGGCAGAGCCTTATGTATGAAATACCGGGATGTGCGTGAAGCCTGTCTTATTAATATTCATGCGGAAAGCGGTATCGCCGGTAGCGCGATTGGTGAGACAGCGCAGTTACTGCGCACTATTTCCTCGCTGTATGACACCGCCGCACGGGCGGCAGCGTCATTGTGA
- a CDS encoding DUF969 domain-containing protein has protein sequence MDVSTLLPLIGIPIVVIGFALRFNPLLVVVIAGLATGLLVGMDFGMLLETFGEKFVNSRSLATFILILPVIGLLEYYGLKERAQAWVAKIASATSARILMLYFVAREGTAALGLMSLGGHAQTVRPLLAPMAEGAALNEYGELPQTIRDKIKAHAAACDNIAVFFGEDIFIAFGAVLLIDAFLKENGIEGIEPLHIGLWAIPTAIAALIIHMTRLLRLDASIRRDVMAWRAEQGTQEVAR, from the coding sequence ATGGATGTTTCAACACTGTTGCCGCTCATCGGTATACCGATAGTGGTTATAGGTTTCGCACTGCGCTTTAATCCGCTGCTGGTGGTCGTGATAGCGGGGCTGGCGACTGGTTTATTGGTCGGCATGGATTTTGGCATGCTGCTGGAAACCTTCGGCGAAAAATTTGTGAATAGCCGCTCGCTGGCAACGTTCATTCTTATCCTGCCGGTGATCGGATTACTGGAGTATTACGGGCTGAAAGAGCGCGCGCAGGCTTGGGTGGCGAAGATTGCCAGCGCTACCTCGGCCCGTATTCTGATGCTCTATTTTGTGGCGCGCGAGGGCACGGCGGCCCTGGGGCTGATGTCCCTTGGCGGTCATGCACAAACCGTACGCCCGTTACTCGCGCCGATGGCCGAAGGGGCGGCGCTCAATGAATACGGCGAACTGCCGCAGACTATCCGCGACAAGATCAAAGCGCATGCGGCGGCGTGCGACAACATTGCCGTCTTCTTTGGCGAAGACATCTTTATTGCTTTTGGTGCGGTGCTGCTGATTGACGCCTTCCTGAAAGAGAATGGCATTGAGGGGATTGAACCGCTGCATATCGGGCTATGGGCGATCCCGACGGCCATTGCGGCATTAATTATTCATATGACACGTTTGCTGCGTCTTGATGCCAGCATTCGGCGCGACGTTATGGCCTGGCGCGCAGAGCAGGGCACACAGGAGGTGGCACGATGA
- a CDS encoding DUF979 domain-containing protein yields MSTLITINRVYYLIGFVVMLLVIMTLCDRANPKRFTTALFWFLFGGIFLFGDLMVQELGKSLAYRIIGGGVIAIALLAGFGLVGKGHYKMSSEAERVASSQRLKNWLFLPALMIPVVTVIGTLFLKGVSVGGVYLLDQKQLTLAALCVACVAAILTGWWLTKGTPLHAIRQSRRLVDTIGWAVILPQMLAMLGGVFVVANTGESVQKVVSLFVDPDNRFMLVVIYCLGMALFTMIMGNAFAAFPVLSAGIALPFLINVHHGNPAPLLAIGMYAGYCGTLMTPMAANFNIVPAALLELKDKYQVIKIQIPTALTLLVVNVFLMYFLVFR; encoded by the coding sequence ATGAGTACGTTGATCACCATTAACCGCGTGTATTACCTGATCGGCTTCGTCGTCATGCTGTTGGTGATAATGACGCTGTGCGATCGCGCTAACCCTAAACGTTTTACTACCGCACTGTTCTGGTTTTTATTCGGCGGCATTTTCCTGTTTGGCGATCTGATGGTGCAGGAGTTGGGCAAGTCGCTGGCTTACCGCATCATCGGCGGCGGCGTGATTGCCATCGCTTTACTGGCGGGCTTTGGGCTGGTGGGTAAAGGGCACTATAAAATGTCGAGCGAGGCCGAGCGTGTTGCCTCGTCACAGCGGCTGAAAAACTGGCTGTTTTTACCGGCGCTGATGATCCCCGTTGTCACGGTTATCGGCACTCTGTTCCTGAAAGGCGTGTCGGTGGGCGGCGTTTATCTGCTCGATCAGAAGCAGCTTACGCTGGCCGCGCTGTGCGTTGCCTGTGTCGCGGCGATCCTGACCGGCTGGTGGCTGACGAAGGGAACGCCGCTGCACGCTATTCGCCAGTCTCGCCGTCTGGTGGATACCATCGGCTGGGCGGTGATCCTGCCGCAAATGCTCGCCATGTTGGGCGGGGTGTTTGTGGTCGCCAATACCGGTGAGTCGGTGCAAAAGGTGGTGAGTCTGTTCGTCGATCCTGACAATCGCTTCATGCTGGTGGTGATTTACTGTCTGGGCATGGCGCTGTTCACCATGATCATGGGTAACGCCTTTGCGGCATTCCCGGTGCTGAGCGCGGGGATCGCCTTGCCATTTTTGATCAACGTTCACCACGGTAACCCGGCACCGCTGCTGGCGATCGGCATGTACGCCGGTTATTGCGGCACGTTAATGACGCCGATGGCGGCGAACTTCAATATCGTTCCCGCGGCGTTACTGGAGCTAAAAGATAAATATCAGGTAATTAAGATCCAGATCCCCACGGCGCTGACGCTGCTGGTGGTGAACGTCTTTTTAATGTATTTCCTCGTGTTTCGCTAA
- a CDS encoding DUF2891 domain-containing protein, whose protein sequence is MELTQHQADAFARMPLTYLRQEYPNHIMHLLNDEGDVLSPRAMHPIFYGCFDWHSAVHGYWLLLRCVRLYPELPCRDDIVALFDEHITEENVAQELAYFNAPFRASFERPYGYGWLLALAHELKLSSLPQAQRWHQVLEPLTQDIRNRLMDYLSKLTYPIRVGTHYNTAFALALGLDYARALTDRPLEQAILDAATRFYQADTDYPAHYEPGGDEYISGALTEALLMSKVADNFPTWFDSFLPDVKSVSALMNPAEVSDRTDPKIAHLDGLNLSRAWCMKHIAKALPENHPAQEPLREAVDRHLAASVPHVVGSHYSGGHWLASFALLALE, encoded by the coding sequence ATGGAATTAACCCAACATCAGGCTGATGCTTTTGCCAGAATGCCTTTGACGTATCTGCGCCAGGAATACCCAAACCACATCATGCATCTTCTTAATGATGAGGGTGATGTCTTATCGCCGCGCGCGATGCATCCCATTTTCTATGGCTGTTTTGACTGGCACTCGGCGGTGCACGGCTACTGGCTGCTGTTGCGCTGCGTTCGTCTGTACCCGGAACTGCCGTGCCGTGATGACATCGTTGCGCTGTTTGACGAACACATCACGGAAGAAAACGTGGCGCAGGAACTGGCGTACTTTAACGCGCCGTTCCGTGCGTCCTTCGAGCGCCCGTACGGTTATGGCTGGCTGCTGGCGCTGGCCCATGAGCTGAAGCTATCGTCATTGCCGCAGGCGCAGAGGTGGCATCAGGTGCTGGAACCCTTAACCCAGGATATTCGTAACCGGCTGATGGATTACCTCAGCAAGCTGACGTATCCCATCCGCGTCGGAACGCATTACAACACGGCGTTTGCGCTGGCGCTGGGGCTGGATTATGCCAGGGCGCTGACTGACCGTCCGCTGGAGCAGGCCATTCTGGATGCGGCAACGCGCTTTTATCAGGCCGATACGGATTATCCCGCGCATTATGAACCTGGTGGCGATGAGTATATTTCCGGTGCATTAACAGAAGCGTTGCTGATGAGCAAAGTCGCAGATAATTTCCCGACGTGGTTCGACAGTTTCTTACCGGATGTGAAATCCGTATCAGCACTGATGAACCCGGCAGAAGTGAGCGATCGTACCGATCCAAAGATTGCGCATCTTGACGGGCTTAACCTGAGCCGCGCCTGGTGTATGAAACACATCGCGAAAGCCTTGCCGGAGAACCATCCAGCACAGGAGCCGCTGCGCGAGGCAGTGGATCGCCATCTGGCGGCCAGCGTGCCGCATGTGGTGGGCAGCCACTACAGCGGGGGGCACTGGCTGGCCAGCTTTGCGTTGCTGGCGCTGGAGTAA
- the bdcA gene encoding SDR family oxidoreductase: MTSFQHKSVLVIGGSRGIGAAIVRRFAAEGASVTFSYAGSQDAATQLAAETGSTAVQADSADRDAVINLVRTAGPLDILVVNSGIALFGDALEQDSDAVDRLFRINIHAPYHAAVEAARHMPEGGRIIIMGSVNGDRMPIAGMASYAVSKSALQGMARGLARDFGPRGITVNVVQPGPIDTDANPENGPMKDLMHSFMAIKRHGRPEEVAGMVAWLAGPEASFVTGAMHTIDGAFGA, translated from the coding sequence ATGACTTCTTTTCAACACAAATCCGTTCTCGTTATTGGTGGCAGCCGGGGGATCGGCGCGGCCATCGTCCGTCGATTTGCCGCCGAAGGTGCATCGGTCACCTTTAGCTACGCTGGATCGCAGGACGCGGCAACGCAACTGGCGGCAGAAACAGGCAGTACAGCGGTACAGGCTGACAGCGCCGATCGCGACGCGGTGATCAATCTGGTCCGTACAGCCGGTCCGCTGGATATTCTGGTAGTGAACTCAGGTATTGCGCTTTTCGGTGACGCGCTTGAGCAGGATAGCGATGCTGTGGATCGTCTGTTTCGCATCAACATCCATGCGCCCTATCACGCTGCCGTCGAAGCCGCGCGGCACATGCCGGAAGGAGGACGCATCATTATTATGGGCTCGGTCAATGGTGATCGGATGCCCATTGCTGGCATGGCCTCTTACGCTGTCAGTAAATCCGCGTTACAGGGCATGGCGCGTGGCTTAGCGCGAGATTTTGGTCCGCGCGGTATCACCGTCAATGTGGTGCAGCCGGGTCCAATTGATACTGACGCTAACCCGGAAAATGGCCCGATGAAAGATCTGATGCACAGCTTTATGGCCATCAAACGTCACGGGCGACCGGAAGAAGTGGCCGGTATGGTAGCCTGGCTTGCCGGGCCGGAAGCCTCTTTCGTGACCGGCGCCATGCACACCATTGACGGGGCATTTGGCGCGTGA
- a CDS encoding TetR/AcrR family transcriptional regulator yields the protein MVTTKTSKTPGRPRKFDAEQAIASAQKFFHSMGYDALSVADLTKALGINPPSFYAAFGSKFGLYQRVLARYSRQDAIPFADILRADRPVAQCLTEILNEAARRYVADPIASGCMVVEGTHCDDREARDAACELHQAAERMIREFIARQYPEQAERLTDFMVTVMAGLSARARAGHSQARLRETVRMCAAVLEQALPVDDGARHE from the coding sequence GTGGTCACTACAAAAACAAGTAAAACCCCGGGGCGTCCCCGCAAGTTTGATGCCGAGCAGGCGATCGCCTCAGCGCAAAAATTCTTTCATTCAATGGGATACGACGCCCTCAGCGTCGCGGACCTTACAAAAGCGCTGGGTATTAATCCTCCCAGCTTTTACGCCGCGTTCGGCAGCAAGTTCGGCCTGTATCAGCGCGTGCTCGCGCGTTACTCCCGCCAGGACGCCATTCCGTTTGCCGACATTTTGCGGGCAGACCGTCCGGTGGCGCAGTGCCTTACGGAGATACTGAACGAGGCCGCACGGCGCTATGTTGCCGATCCGATCGCCAGCGGCTGTATGGTGGTCGAGGGCACGCATTGTGACGATCGGGAAGCGCGCGATGCGGCGTGTGAACTTCATCAGGCCGCAGAAAGAATGATCCGCGAATTCATCGCGCGTCAGTATCCTGAACAAGCCGAACGGCTAACCGATTTTATGGTCACGGTGATGGCCGGGCTTTCTGCCAGAGCACGGGCAGGGCACAGCCAAGCGCGATTGCGGGAAACGGTACGCATGTGTGCCGCAGTGCTTGAACAGGCGCTGCCGGTTGACGACGGCGCGAGACACGAATGA
- a CDS encoding carboxymuconolactone decarboxylase family protein: MKSVIAAAPMSLVISDFANAKETRGKAMMKIEPSAISEADIRSVSPALARFGREAITEDLWTRDALSPRDRSMVTVAMLIARNQPGDLKHYIDIALDNGVTPAEVSEIITHLAFYSGWPNAMSAVSVTKAVFESRGVTADRLPEASPDLLPLNQEAEKQRSETVEKNVGPISPGLVKFTADPLFLDLWQRPALKPRDRSLITVSALIAAGQSAQIGYHLNRAMDNGLSAEEAGEIVTQAAFYAGWPNAFTAAPVVGEVLHNRSSSKR; encoded by the coding sequence ATGAAAAGCGTAATTGCAGCGGCGCCCATGTCGCTTGTTATTTCTGATTTTGCTAATGCTAAGGAAACAAGAGGTAAAGCTATGATGAAAATTGAACCTTCAGCGATTTCGGAAGCTGATATTCGTTCTGTCTCACCGGCTCTGGCACGCTTTGGTCGCGAAGCTATTACTGAAGATCTGTGGACACGCGATGCCCTCTCGCCCAGGGACCGTAGTATGGTGACCGTCGCCATGCTGATTGCCAGAAACCAGCCTGGCGACCTCAAACACTATATAGACATTGCTCTTGATAATGGCGTGACGCCCGCGGAAGTGTCAGAAATCATTACCCATCTGGCGTTCTACTCAGGTTGGCCAAACGCAATGTCAGCCGTCAGTGTGACCAAAGCGGTTTTTGAATCTCGAGGCGTCACGGCAGACAGACTTCCAGAAGCTTCTCCGGATCTGCTCCCCCTCAATCAGGAAGCAGAAAAACAGCGATCAGAAACAGTAGAAAAAAATGTGGGCCCAATATCTCCAGGCCTGGTTAAATTCACCGCTGACCCACTGTTCCTGGATCTCTGGCAAAGACCCGCGCTGAAACCCCGCGACAGAAGCCTGATTACGGTCAGCGCATTAATCGCAGCCGGGCAAAGTGCACAGATTGGCTATCACCTCAACAGAGCGATGGATAATGGACTTTCTGCGGAGGAAGCTGGTGAGATAGTTACCCAGGCCGCGTTCTACGCTGGCTGGCCAAACGCATTTACCGCGGCTCCGGTTGTCGGAGAAGTTCTACACAATCGCTCATCGAGTAAAAGGTAA